A portion of the Heliangelus exortis chromosome 28, bHelExo1.hap1, whole genome shotgun sequence genome contains these proteins:
- the FAM174C gene encoding protein FAM174C isoform X1 produces the protein MAAPRQGVLRGGDGGPEGLLAALRGSDGPAGGFGLSGGDTHPGAAAPRGGTGVPGTRRARNAVRGSAGPGRCLCGAAPSRRLPAPAPPRPRSPLGPVRPGPAMLLPGPLCRLLLLFLLLHGSRAASSTLSAAPSPLNATEATRAAAGNGTRPHPPPPSRRPPGSVLPAGLGLPVLKRAVYVLSALSVLAALYFLLRAFRPRSEGPRNERKTRFRLKKPQRRKYGLLASQEENMELASLDSDEDTVFETRNLRR, from the exons ATGGCGGCGCCGAGGCAGGGAGTGTTGAGAGGAGGGGATGGCGGCCCCGAGGGGCTCCTGGCAGCGCTGAGGGGCAGTGATGGCCCCGCCGGAGGATTCGGGTTGAGTGGGGGGGACACGCACCCAGGAGCCGCTGCCCCGAGAGGCGGAACGGGGGTGCCCGGAACCCGGCGGGCCCGGAACGCGGTGAGAGGCTCCGCCGGGCCCGGCCGGTGCCTGTGTGGCGCGGCACCGTCCCGCCGCCTTCCtgcgcccgccccgccgcggccccgctccccgctcggcccggtccggcccggtccggccaTGCTCCTGCCGGGGCCGCTctgccgcctcctcctcctcttcctcctcctgcacgGCAGCCGGGCCGCTTCCTCCACTCTTTCGGCCGCCCCGAGCCCGCTCAATGCCACAGAGGCGACGCGGGCGGCCGCGGGTAACGGGACTCGGCCGCACCCCCCGCCTCCCTCGCGGCGGCCGCCGGGGTCGGTGCTGCcggcggggctggggctgccggTGCTGAAGCGGGCTGTGTACGTGCTGAGCGCCCTCTCCGTGCTGGCCGCGCTTTATTTCCTCCTGCGAGCGTTCCG CCCTAGGTCAGAGGGACCCAGAAATGAGCGGAAAACTCGTTTCAGGTTGAAGAAACCTCAGCGGAGGAAATACGGGCTGCTGGCCAGCCAGGAGGAGAACATGGAGCTGGCCTCGCTCGACAGCGACGAGGACACCGTCTTTGAAACCCGAAACCTCCGGCG gtGA
- the FAM174C gene encoding protein FAM174C isoform X3, with translation MAAPRQGVLRGGDGGPEGLLAALRGSDGPAGGFGLSGGDTHPGAAAPRGGTGVPGTRRARNAVRGSAGPGRCLCGAAPSRRLPAPAPPRPRSPLGPVRPGPAMLLPGPLCRLLLLFLLLHGSRAASSTLSAAPSPLNATEATRAAAGNGTRPHPPPPSRRPPGSVLPAGLGLPVLKRAVYVLSALSVLAALYFLLRAFRLKKPQRRKYGLLASQEENMELASLDSDEDTVFETRNLRR, from the exons ATGGCGGCGCCGAGGCAGGGAGTGTTGAGAGGAGGGGATGGCGGCCCCGAGGGGCTCCTGGCAGCGCTGAGGGGCAGTGATGGCCCCGCCGGAGGATTCGGGTTGAGTGGGGGGGACACGCACCCAGGAGCCGCTGCCCCGAGAGGCGGAACGGGGGTGCCCGGAACCCGGCGGGCCCGGAACGCGGTGAGAGGCTCCGCCGGGCCCGGCCGGTGCCTGTGTGGCGCGGCACCGTCCCGCCGCCTTCCtgcgcccgccccgccgcggccccgctccccgctcggcccggtccggcccggtccggccaTGCTCCTGCCGGGGCCGCTctgccgcctcctcctcctcttcctcctcctgcacgGCAGCCGGGCCGCTTCCTCCACTCTTTCGGCCGCCCCGAGCCCGCTCAATGCCACAGAGGCGACGCGGGCGGCCGCGGGTAACGGGACTCGGCCGCACCCCCCGCCTCCCTCGCGGCGGCCGCCGGGGTCGGTGCTGCcggcggggctggggctgccggTGCTGAAGCGGGCTGTGTACGTGCTGAGCGCCCTCTCCGTGCTGGCCGCGCTTTATTTCCTCCTGCGAGCGTTCCG GTTGAAGAAACCTCAGCGGAGGAAATACGGGCTGCTGGCCAGCCAGGAGGAGAACATGGAGCTGGCCTCGCTCGACAGCGACGAGGACACCGTCTTTGAAACCCGAAACCTCCGGCG gtGA
- the FAM174C gene encoding protein FAM174C isoform X2 — MAAPRQGVLRGGDGGPEGLLAALRGSDGPAGGFGLSGGDTHPGAAAPRGGTGVPGTRRARNAVRGSAGPGRCLCGAAPSRRLPAPAPPRPRSPLGPVRPGPAMLLPGPLCRLLLLFLLLHGSRAASSTLSAAPSPLNATEATRAAAGNGTRPHPPPPSRRPPGSVLPAGLGLPVLKRAVYVLSALSVLAALYFLLRAFRPRSEGPRNERKTRFRLKKPQRRKYGLLASQEENMELASLDSDEDTVFETRNLRR; from the exons ATGGCGGCGCCGAGGCAGGGAGTGTTGAGAGGAGGGGATGGCGGCCCCGAGGGGCTCCTGGCAGCGCTGAGGGGCAGTGATGGCCCCGCCGGAGGATTCGGGTTGAGTGGGGGGGACACGCACCCAGGAGCCGCTGCCCCGAGAGGCGGAACGGGGGTGCCCGGAACCCGGCGGGCCCGGAACGCGGTGAGAGGCTCCGCCGGGCCCGGCCGGTGCCTGTGTGGCGCGGCACCGTCCCGCCGCCTTCCtgcgcccgccccgccgcggccccgctccccgctcggcccggtccggcccggtccggccaTGCTCCTGCCGGGGCCGCTctgccgcctcctcctcctcttcctcctcctgcacgGCAGCCGGGCCGCTTCCTCCACTCTTTCGGCCGCCCCGAGCCCGCTCAATGCCACAGAGGCGACGCGGGCGGCCGCGGGTAACGGGACTCGGCCGCACCCCCCGCCTCCCTCGCGGCGGCCGCCGGGGTCGGTGCTGCcggcggggctggggctgccggTGCTGAAGCGGGCTGTGTACGTGCTGAGCGCCCTCTCCGTGCTGGCCGCGCTTTATTTCCTCCTGCGAGCGTTCCG CCCTAGGTCAGAGGGACCCAGAAATGAGCGGAAAACTCGTTTCAGGTTGAAGAAACCTCAGCGGAGGAAATACGGGCTGCTGGCCAGCCAGGAGGAGAACATGGAGCTGGCCTCGCTCGACAGCGACGAGGACACCGTCTTTGAAACCCGAAACCTCCGGCGGTAA
- the CIRBP gene encoding cold-inducible RNA-binding protein isoform X4 gives MRWAGPSAGVYKPPPRQLQRISRRSFEVLCGPRTSRAPVRMASDEGKLFVGGLSFDTNEQSLEQVFSKYGQISEVVVVKDRETQRSRGFGFVTFENIDDAKDAMMAMNGKSVDGRQIRVDQAGKSSENRSRGYRGGSSGGRGFFRGGRGRGRGFSRGGGDRGYGGSRFDSRSGGYNGSRDYYNSRSQGGYGDRSSGGSYRDSYDSYATHNE, from the exons ATGAGGTGGGCGGGGCCAAGCGCGGGCGTTTATAAGCCGCCGCCCCGCCAGCTTCAGCGTATATCGCGCCGAAGCTTTGAAGTGCTGTGTGGACCCCGCACCTCCAGGGCACCG GTCAGAATGGCATCGGATGAGGGAAAGCTCTTTGTCGGTGGACTGAGTTTTGACACCAATGAGCAGTCATTGGAACAGGTGTTCTCTAAATATGGACAGATCTCGGAAG TTGTTGTGGTGAAAGACAGAGAGACACAGAGATCCAGAGGTTTTGGCTTTGTAACTTTTGAAAATATAGATGATGCTAAAGATGCAATGATGGCCATGAATGGGAAG TCTGTAGATGGACGTCAGATCAGAGTTGACCAGGCTGGAAAATCCTCAGAGAACAGATCCCGTGGGTACAGAGGGGGCTCCTCGGGGGGCAGAGGATTTTTCCGTGGGGGCAGAGGTCGGGGCCGTGGCTTCTCCAGAG GAGGTGGAGACAGAGGTTATGGTGGGAGCAGATTTGATTCCAGAAGTGGAGGATACAATGGCTCCAGAGACTACTATAATAGCAG GAGTCAAGGTGGCTATGGGGACAGGTCTTCAGGAGGATCCTACAGAGACAGCTATGACAGTTACG CTACACACAACGAGTAA
- the CIRBP gene encoding cold-inducible RNA-binding protein isoform X2 — MRWAGPSAGVYKPPPRQLQRISRRSFEVLCGPRTSRAPVRMASDEGKLFVGGLSFDTNEQSLEQVFSKYGQISEVVVVKDRETQRSRGFGFVTFENIDDAKDAMMAMNGKSVDGRQIRVDQAGKSSENRSRGYRGGSSGGRGFFRGGRGRGRGFSRDLVSVQGGGDRGYGGSRFDSRSGGYNGSRDYYNSRSQGGYGDRSSGGSYRDSYDSYATHNE; from the exons ATGAGGTGGGCGGGGCCAAGCGCGGGCGTTTATAAGCCGCCGCCCCGCCAGCTTCAGCGTATATCGCGCCGAAGCTTTGAAGTGCTGTGTGGACCCCGCACCTCCAGGGCACCG GTCAGAATGGCATCGGATGAGGGAAAGCTCTTTGTCGGTGGACTGAGTTTTGACACCAATGAGCAGTCATTGGAACAGGTGTTCTCTAAATATGGACAGATCTCGGAAG TTGTTGTGGTGAAAGACAGAGAGACACAGAGATCCAGAGGTTTTGGCTTTGTAACTTTTGAAAATATAGATGATGCTAAAGATGCAATGATGGCCATGAATGGGAAG TCTGTAGATGGACGTCAGATCAGAGTTGACCAGGCTGGAAAATCCTCAGAGAACAGATCCCGTGGGTACAGAGGGGGCTCCTCGGGGGGCAGAGGATTTTTCCGTGGGGGCAGAGGTCGGGGCCGTGGCTTCTCCAGAG ATCTGGTGTCTGTTCAAGGAGGTGGAGACAGAGGTTATGGTGGGAGCAGATTTGATTCCAGAAGTGGAGGATACAATGGCTCCAGAGACTACTATAATAGCAG GAGTCAAGGTGGCTATGGGGACAGGTCTTCAGGAGGATCCTACAGAGACAGCTATGACAGTTACG CTACACACAACGAGTAA
- the CIRBP gene encoding cold-inducible RNA-binding protein isoform X3: MRWAGPSAGVYKPPPRQLQRISRRSFEVLCGPRTSRAPVRMASDEGKLFVGGLSFDTNEQSLEQVFSKYGQISEVVVVKDRETQRSRGFGFVTFENIDDAKDAMMAMNGKSVDGRQIRVDQAGKSSENRSRGYRGGSSGGRGFFRGGRGRGRGFSRGGGDRGYGGSRFDSRSGGYNGSRDYYNSRSQGGYGDRSSGGSYRDSYDSYGKCCFKREG; encoded by the exons ATGAGGTGGGCGGGGCCAAGCGCGGGCGTTTATAAGCCGCCGCCCCGCCAGCTTCAGCGTATATCGCGCCGAAGCTTTGAAGTGCTGTGTGGACCCCGCACCTCCAGGGCACCG GTCAGAATGGCATCGGATGAGGGAAAGCTCTTTGTCGGTGGACTGAGTTTTGACACCAATGAGCAGTCATTGGAACAGGTGTTCTCTAAATATGGACAGATCTCGGAAG TTGTTGTGGTGAAAGACAGAGAGACACAGAGATCCAGAGGTTTTGGCTTTGTAACTTTTGAAAATATAGATGATGCTAAAGATGCAATGATGGCCATGAATGGGAAG TCTGTAGATGGACGTCAGATCAGAGTTGACCAGGCTGGAAAATCCTCAGAGAACAGATCCCGTGGGTACAGAGGGGGCTCCTCGGGGGGCAGAGGATTTTTCCGTGGGGGCAGAGGTCGGGGCCGTGGCTTCTCCAGAG GAGGTGGAGACAGAGGTTATGGTGGGAGCAGATTTGATTCCAGAAGTGGAGGATACAATGGCTCCAGAGACTACTATAATAGCAG GAGTCAAGGTGGCTATGGGGACAGGTCTTCAGGAGGATCCTACAGAGACAGCTATGACAGTTACGGTAAGTGCTGCTTCAAACGGGAAGGCTGA
- the CIRBP gene encoding cold-inducible RNA-binding protein isoform X1, giving the protein MRWAGPSAGVYKPPPRQLQRISRRSFEVLCGPRTSRAPVRMASDEGKLFVGGLSFDTNEQSLEQVFSKYGQISEVVVVKDRETQRSRGFGFVTFENIDDAKDAMMAMNGKSVDGRQIRVDQAGKSSENRSRGYRGGSSGGRGFFRGGRGRGRGFSRDLVSVQGGGDRGYGGSRFDSRSGGYNGSRDYYNSRSQGGYGDRSSGGSYRDSYDSYGKCCFKREG; this is encoded by the exons ATGAGGTGGGCGGGGCCAAGCGCGGGCGTTTATAAGCCGCCGCCCCGCCAGCTTCAGCGTATATCGCGCCGAAGCTTTGAAGTGCTGTGTGGACCCCGCACCTCCAGGGCACCG GTCAGAATGGCATCGGATGAGGGAAAGCTCTTTGTCGGTGGACTGAGTTTTGACACCAATGAGCAGTCATTGGAACAGGTGTTCTCTAAATATGGACAGATCTCGGAAG TTGTTGTGGTGAAAGACAGAGAGACACAGAGATCCAGAGGTTTTGGCTTTGTAACTTTTGAAAATATAGATGATGCTAAAGATGCAATGATGGCCATGAATGGGAAG TCTGTAGATGGACGTCAGATCAGAGTTGACCAGGCTGGAAAATCCTCAGAGAACAGATCCCGTGGGTACAGAGGGGGCTCCTCGGGGGGCAGAGGATTTTTCCGTGGGGGCAGAGGTCGGGGCCGTGGCTTCTCCAGAG ATCTGGTGTCTGTTCAAGGAGGTGGAGACAGAGGTTATGGTGGGAGCAGATTTGATTCCAGAAGTGGAGGATACAATGGCTCCAGAGACTACTATAATAGCAG GAGTCAAGGTGGCTATGGGGACAGGTCTTCAGGAGGATCCTACAGAGACAGCTATGACAGTTACGGTAAGTGCTGCTTCAAACGGGAAGGCTGA